A region of Drosophila mauritiana strain mau12 chromosome 3L, ASM438214v1, whole genome shotgun sequence DNA encodes the following proteins:
- the LOC117141425 gene encoding myoferlin isoform X6, producing MSICNGNAWLSSNCVLRRSRLMPTHTLSSKTVPGLDETRFWHDDVYLIEFLPLMGHHILTSGTAYKISARLAEHSSNVLEGQLRTPLDRFRSAMNSKSFRREAPFQSCMFRVRLPDNRAKYESDFFMLDIVNYMRSELDTFKLFQRKYPHQDDEQAKCLKVIVNSILTRIKEGLDAHRFDHDVQPKRTTWDINRQLYLLDYFAKLPLELQNLKHKLRSCFLEHLDTSIGDVVNELQRLVAEIGSLSSMARTQDEWPELVLTLSASGKDVGVCRLNAKLFLNLRNQDADQETLCWRLKSFSFKSASCTHTCPNCGCTTAIVSGCLAIVVERERKQFLSVVNKDWANIEPMLWQLNPEQTHFLCHVYIHQAKVRPGGEKKNICDPHLRVLFADQACETYTSPGTLSPIWNAVITFNWVSLPGGIGLYLRNPPLLSLEFYNSERSLPEDLVGMGSVAMSVISEDRASDSNWEDAGVFACSKNPLRKLQRLKYLTPPPLKWVPIARKGTLQAEVLMSAEIIQISMEPPGQDDKKEPQLATGIPMAIRPNMQNFVLEVFFVGLRNYSKGSMSSAGKRKINVMMGDLVLASGPSTARIRNSINFLVAYASGVVSLPDQQDYWPAIIATDVLLSGFSSESTLGAALIPNSSNFLQRDRTLKCVLKKDLAAVEASTTVSVDEDEDDEDEEEELEWEEEETKPSRISSWWMRLLFALGLRPAPYANRHALRFHDDLDDLEFVEEREFTWWTKFYNSMYWSAAEMCHEHKHRLVIYYEELEKQAQFGYLQDWAVPVQLVHGVKFKKHGPPKEDIYATLKLQLKLTPCQCPILEDPGGGGDMVRNMSNPIHPRHQSTIQSLGETVKLLVRVYVVQGVQMRPRDVKGDSDCYVKLFLGGKTFSDRAHFSPNHSNPVFGRLFEMEATLPGDHMLQVMVYDHDKIKDEVIGQTNIDLEDRWRTRHRATVGLANEYTKSGYNHWHDVKLPSEILIDLCQKRGIQAPYYYGNVIEVDGMLFGDETLISKDEELQERLSLAVLKNMDKLPSFGYKLVPEHVETRSLCRDDFPNVEQGKLQLWIELFEANIYVPSPIDITPVPPADFEVRVVVKNLVGIQAGDKNIFGKLMSDVYVIGWCEDEDKRQSTDIHYRSFAGDAAFNWRMVFGLKYSPNEDLMVIRRKAGLLEEIEFKKPPIIYLQVWDKDVLTKDEYLAALELNLSNMYAPYPAAQLCKPYPKKRKRINLFKRKVINGWFPLQSNAHPSQRSQATVQNGKMQLSIEVCTDVEAVNRPAGRGQDPPMALEPPYRPDSSFNPLTHPCKSFRHILWPVIRKYVLWTLFILIVILGLVLFFSNLPAKLMTIPLE from the exons ATGAGCATCTGCAATGGAAATGCGTGGCTGAGTTCGAATTGTGTCTTGAGGAGATCGCGTTTAATG cccacacacacgctTTCCTCCAAGACGGTGCCAGGCTTGGATGAGACCCGTTTCTGGCATGACGATGTCTATCTGATTGAGTTTCTTCCACTAATGGGTCACCACATCCTCACCTCGGGTACGGCATACAAGATCTCGGCGAGATTAGCCGAACACAGCTCGAACGTGCTGGAGGGTCAGCTAAGGACACCTTTGGATCGATTCCGGTCGGCAATGAACTCAAAGAGTTTCCGGCGGGAGGCACCTTTCCAGTCCTGCATGTTTCGTGTCCGTTTGCCGGACAATAGAGCCAAGTACGAGAGTGATTTCTTTATGCTGGATATAGTCAATTATATG CGTTCAGAACTGGATACCTTCAAGCTCTTTCAGCGAAAATATCCACACCAGGATGATGAGCAGGCTAAATGCCTGAAGGTCATTGTGAACAGCATTTTGACCAGAATCAAGGAGGGCCTAGATGCCCACCGGTTCGACCACGACGTGCAACCAAAGCGCACCACCTGGGACATTAACCGGCAGCTGTACCTCCTGGACTATTTCGCCAAATTGCCACTGGAACTTCAAAATCTTAAGCATAAACTACGCAGCTGCTTTCTGGAACACCTGGACACCTCCATTGGTGATGTGGTTAATGAGCTTCAGCGTTTGGTAGCCGAAATCGGATCCCTTTCCAGTATGGCACGAACACAGGACGAGTGGCCAGAGTTGGTGCTTACCTTAAGTGCAAGCGGTAAGGATGTGGGTGTTTGCCGATTGAACGCCAAGCTCTTTTTGAATCTACGAAATCAGGATGCGGATCAGGAGACCCTTTGTTGGCGTCTAAAGAGCTTTTCCTTCAAGTCCGCGAGCTGTACGCACACCTGCCCCAATTGTGGGTGCACCACGGCCATAGTATCAGGATGTTTAGCCATTGTTGTGGAACGGGAGCGAAAACAGTTTCTTTCTGTTGTCAATAAAGATTGGGCCAACATTGAGCCCATGTTGTGGCAGCTGAATCCTGAGCAGACACACTTCCTCTGTCACGTTTACATACACCAAGCCAAAGTACGTCCTGGCGGTGAAAAAAAGAACATCTGTGACCCCCATCTGAGAGTCCTGTTTGCCGACCAGGCCTGTGAAACGTATACGTCTCCCGGAACTCTATCGCCCATTTGGAATGCTGTGATCACCTTTAACTGGGTGTCACTACCAGGAGGTATTGGTCTCTATCTAAGAAACCCTCCACTTCTCTCCTTGGAATTCTACAACTCCGAACGCAGTCTACCAGAGGACCTTGTGGGCATGGGAAGCGTGGCCATGAGTGTTATTAGCGAGGATCGAGCAAGTGATTCCAATTGGGAGGATGCAGGAGTATTTGCTTGCTCAAAGAATCCGTTGCGAAAGCTACAGAGATTGAAGTACTTGACTCCACCTCCTCTCAAATGGGTGCCAATTGCTAGAAAAGGAACTCTACAAGCAGAGGTTTTGATGTCAGCCGAGATCATTCAAATCTCCATGGAACCCCCTGGTCAGGATGATAAAAAGGAACCACAACTTGCAACGGGCATTCCAATGGCCATCAGGCCAAATATGCAGAATTTTGT CTTAGAAGTTTTCTTTGTGGGTCTGCGCAATTACTCCAAGGGCAGCATGAGTTCTGCTGGTAAGCGGAAAATCAATGTGATGATGGGTGATCTGGTCCTGGCCAGTGGACCCTCCACAGCACGCATCCGGAACAGCATAAACTTTTTGGTGGCCTACGCATCTGGAGTGGTT AGTTTGCCAGATCAACAGGATTACTGGCCGGCGATTATAGCCACCGATGTCCTTCTCTCCGGATTCAGCAGCGAGTCCACTCTGGGAGCAGCTCTCATACCCAATTCATCAAATTTCCTGCAACGCGACAGGACCCTCAAGTGTGTGTTAAAAAAAGACCTGGCCGCTGTAGAAGCTTCCACCACGGTTAGTGTGGATGAAGATGAAGATGACGAGGATGAGGAAGAGGAACTGGAATGGGAAGAGGAGGAGACCAAACCATCCAGAATCAGCAGCTGGTGGATGCGGCTGCTCTTCGCGTTGGGTTTGCGTCCAGCTCCCTATGCCAATCGTCACGCTTTAAGGTTCCATGATGACTTGGATGACCTCGAATTTGTCGAGGAGCGAGAGTTCACCTGGTGGACTAAATTCTACAACTCGATGTATTGGAGTGCGGCCGAAATGTGTCACGAGCACAAGCACCGCCTGGTTATCTACTACGAAGAGCTGGAGAAGCAGGCTCAGTTTGGATACCTCCAGGATTGGGCCGTTCCCGTGCAGTTGGTTCATGGCGTGAAGTTTAAGAAGCATGGTCCACCCAAAGAAGATATCTATGCCACCTTAAAGCTGCAACTAAAGTTGACCCCTTGTCAGTGCCCCATACTTGAGGATCCCGGAGGTGGTGGCGACATGGTTCGCAACATGTCAAATCCCATACATCCTCGACATCAGTCCACAATACAGTCACTGGGTGAGACAGTTAAACTATTGGTACGTGTTTATGTAGTCCAGGGTGTTCAGATGCGTCCTCGAGATGTGAAAGGAGACTCCGATTGCTATGTGAAGCTGTTCCTGGGCGGCAAGACGTTTTCCGATAGAGCCCATTTCTCACCCAACCACAGTAATCCAGTTTTCGGGCGTCTATTTGAAATGGAGGCTACGCTGCCAGGAGATCACATGCTGCAAGTGATGGTATATGATCATGACAAGATCAAGGACGAGGTGATCGGTCAGACGAACATCGATCTGGAGGATCGCTGGCGAACTAGGCATCGTGCCACAGTGGGTTTGGCCAACGAGTACACAAAGAGTGGCTATAACCACTGGCACGACGTTAAGTTGCCCTCGGAAATTCTCATAGATCTTTGCCAGAAAAGGGGCATTCAGGCCCCCTACTATTATGGTAATGTAATTGAGGTGGACGGAATGCTTTTTGGGGACGAAACTTTGATCTCAAAAG ATGAGGAGCTGCAGGAGAGGCTTAGTTTAGCCGTGCTTAAGAATATGGATAAGCTGCCATCCTTCGGTTACAAATTGGTTCCGGAACATGTGGAAACCCGCTCCCTCTGCCGCGATGATTTTCCAAATGTCGAACAG GGCAAACTCCAACTGTGGATAGAGCTGTTCGAGGCGAACATCTATGTGCCCAGTCCCATCGATATAACCCCTGTGCCGCCCGCGGATTTCGAGGTGCGTGTTGTGGTTAAGAATCTGGTCGGGATTCAGGCGGGCgacaaaaacatttttggcaAACTAATGAGCGACGTTTACGTGATAGg ATGGTGCGAGGATGAGGACAAGCGCCAATCGACCGATATCCATTACCGCTCATTTGCAGGAGATGCGGCATTTAATTGGCGCATGGTCTTCGGCCTCAAGTATTCCCCCAACGAGGACCTG ATGGTAATCCGGCGAAAGGCGGGGCTGCTGGAGGAAATCGAGTTCAAGAAGCCGCCTATTATCTATCTGCAGGTGTGGGATAAGGATGTGCTAACCAAGGATGAGTACCTGGCCGCCCTGGAGCTCAATCTCTCCAACATGTATGCGCCGTATCCAGCTGCCCAGTTATGTAAGCCCTATCCCAAGAAGAGGAAGCGCATCAATCTCTTCAAGCGCAAGGTCATCAACGGCTGGTTTCCGCTGCAAAGTAATGCACATCCATCGCAACGCAGCCAGGCCACAGTTCAAAAT GGCAAAATGCAGCTGAGCATCGAAGTCTGCACGGATGTGGAGGCCGTCAACCGGCCGGCTGGTCGTGGACAGGATCCACCGATGGCCTTGGAGCCGCCTTA CAGACCGGACAGTTCTTTCAATCCACTAACGCATCCTTGCAAATCCTTTCGGCACATCCTCTGGCCAGTCATTCGAAAGTATGTCCTGTGGACTTTGTTCATATTGATCGTTATCCTGGGACTGGTGCTCTTCTTTTCCAATCTGCCCGCCAAACTCATGACCATTCCACTGGAGTGA
- the LOC117141425 gene encoding otoferlin isoform X3, whose amino-acid sequence MSLCSFEALKSTCFPFKFRGDFENVYSRDPFPSRVGQIMSYMEDCFAGAPQEFLICITVHKAAQVGVTSGELYVRISLDKMTKSTKSFPNTENPFFNEYFVFEFHCTLTELLRLTILFELKKHMTYKKNVVVGELLVDLHSVWNQTNHGYFKKWGRLEAPIGENQTLENAVAPHGYLQLDLAIVSQHSPVSYALGSEEQDTQSLNKWTVDHDFDDIEKNLLTNVNTFAPSNIRYFVAFYRGYFIRQSNYMIQVSFAGFNGKTPVVKNTSTPVWNYEINFAWMYPSVAQRFLILIFTHEHLQWKCVAEFELCLEEIAFNGTPSLGPTYLHLYDPVNPMIYVGRLLMELRSEMLTDSKPTHTLSSKTVPGLDETRFWHDDVYLIEFLPLMGHHILTSGTAYKISARLAEHSSNVLEGQLRTPLDRFRSAMNSKSFRREAPFQSCMFRVRLPDNRAKYESDFFMLDIVNYMRSELDTFKLFQRKYPHQDDEQAKCLKVIVNSILTRIKEGLDAHRFDHDVQPKRTTWDINRQLYLLDYFAKLPLELQNLKHKLRSCFLEHLDTSIGDVVNELQRLVAEIGSLSSMARTQDEWPELVLTLSASGKDVGVCRLNAKLFLNLRNQDADQETLCWRLKSFSFKSASCTHTCPNCGCTTAIVSGCLAIVVERERKQFLSVVNKDWANIEPMLWQLNPEQTHFLCHVYIHQAKVRPGGEKKNICDPHLRVLFADQACETYTSPGTLSPIWNAVITFNWVSLPGGIGLYLRNPPLLSLEFYNSERSLPEDLVGMGSVAMSVISEDRASDSNWEDAGVFACSKNPLRKLQRLKYLTPPPLKWVPIARKGTLQAEVLMSAEIIQISMEPPGQDDKKEPQLATGIPMAIRPNMQNFVLEVFFVGLRNYSKGSMSSAGKRKINVMMGDLVLASGPSTARIRNSINFLVAYASGVVSLPDQQDYWPAIIATDVLLSGFSSESTLGAALIPNSSNFLQRDRTLKCVLKKDLAAVEASTTVSVDEDEDDEDEEEELEWEEEETKPSRISSWWMRLLFALGLRPAPYANRHALRFHDDLDDLEFVEEREFTWWTKFYNSMYWSAAEMCHEHKHRLVIYYEELEKQAQFGYLQDWAVPVQLVHGVKFKKHGPPKEDIYATLKLQLKLTPCQCPILEDPGGGGDMVRNMSNPIHPRHQSTIQSLDSDCYVKLFLGGKTFSDRAHFSPNHSNPVFGRLFEMEATLPGDHMLQVMVYDHDKIKDEVIGQTNIDLEDRWRTRHRATVGLANEYTKSGYNHWHDVKLPSEILIDLCQKRGIQAPYYYGNVIEVDGMLFGDETLISKDEELQERLSLAVLKNMDKLPSFGYKLVPEHVETRSLCRDDFPNVEQGKLQLWIELFEANIYVPSPIDITPVPPADFEVRVVVKNLVGIQAGDKNIFGKLMSDVYVIGWCEDEDKRQSTDIHYRSFAGDAAFNWRMVFGLKYSPNEDLMVIRRKAGLLEEIEFKKPPIIYLQVWDKDVLTKDEYLAALELNLSNMYAPYPAAQLCKPYPKKRKRINLFKRKVINGWFPLQSNAHPSQRSQATVQNGKMQLSIEVCTDVEAVNRPAGRGQDPPMALEPPYRPDSSFNPLTHPCKSFRHILWPVIRKYVLWTLFILIVILGLVLFFSNLPAKLMTIPLE is encoded by the exons ATGAGCCTTTGTTCATTCGAAGCACTGAAAAGCACTTGCTTTCCATTCAAATTTCGAGGCGATTTTGAAAATGTCTATTCCCGTGACCCGTTTCCTAGTCGAGTTGGTCAGATAATGAGTTACATGGAGGACTGTTTCGCAGGTGCCCCGCAAGAGTTTCTCATCTGCATCACGGTGCACAAGGCAGCGCAAGTGGGAGTGACCTCCGGCGAGCTGTACGTGCGGATTAGCCTGGACAAAATGACGAAGAGCACCAAGTCCTTTCCGAATACCGAAAATCCTTTCTTCAATGAG TACTTCGTTTTTGAGTTCCATTGTACGCTAACCGAACTCCTGCGGCTAACAATCCTTTTTGAGCTAAAGAAACACATGACCTATAAGAAAAATGTGGTAGTGGGTGAGCTGCTGGTGGATCTACACAGTGTGTGGAACCAGACCAATCATGGTTACTTCAAGAAGTGGGGTCGCCTGGAAGCACCTATTGGAGAAAACCAGACCCTAGAAAATGCCGTTGCACCTCACGGCTATTTGCAACTGGATCTGGCCATCGTATCCCAGCATAGTCCGGTGTCTTATGCCCTCGGATCTGAGGAGCAGGACACCCAAAGTCTGAACAAGTGGACGGTGGATCATGATTTTGATGATATCGAGAA GAATCTCCTGACCAACGTGAACACCTTCGCTCCAAGTAATATTCGATACTTCGTCGCCTTTTACCGGGGTTACTTCATCAGGCAGAGCAACTACATGATTCAAGTATCGTTTGCCGGCTTCAAT GGCAAAACGCCGGTAGTCAAGAACACGTCGACGCCCGTGTGGAACTACGAGATCAACTTTGCCTGGATGTATCCGTCGGTGGCCCAGCGATTCCTCATCCTAATTTTTACCCATGAGCATCTGCAATGGAAATGCGTGGCTGAGTTCGAATTGTGTCTTGAGGAGATCGCGTTTAATG GAACTCCTTCTCTGGGACCCACCTACTTGCATCTTTACGATCCTGTCAATCCTATGATCTATGTTGGTCGTCTTCTAATGGAACTTCGGTCTGAAATGCTAACGGATTCcaagcccacacacacgctTTCCTCCAAGACGGTGCCAGGCTTGGATGAGACCCGTTTCTGGCATGACGATGTCTATCTGATTGAGTTTCTTCCACTAATGGGTCACCACATCCTCACCTCGGGTACGGCATACAAGATCTCGGCGAGATTAGCCGAACACAGCTCGAACGTGCTGGAGGGTCAGCTAAGGACACCTTTGGATCGATTCCGGTCGGCAATGAACTCAAAGAGTTTCCGGCGGGAGGCACCTTTCCAGTCCTGCATGTTTCGTGTCCGTTTGCCGGACAATAGAGCCAAGTACGAGAGTGATTTCTTTATGCTGGATATAGTCAATTATATG CGTTCAGAACTGGATACCTTCAAGCTCTTTCAGCGAAAATATCCACACCAGGATGATGAGCAGGCTAAATGCCTGAAGGTCATTGTGAACAGCATTTTGACCAGAATCAAGGAGGGCCTAGATGCCCACCGGTTCGACCACGACGTGCAACCAAAGCGCACCACCTGGGACATTAACCGGCAGCTGTACCTCCTGGACTATTTCGCCAAATTGCCACTGGAACTTCAAAATCTTAAGCATAAACTACGCAGCTGCTTTCTGGAACACCTGGACACCTCCATTGGTGATGTGGTTAATGAGCTTCAGCGTTTGGTAGCCGAAATCGGATCCCTTTCCAGTATGGCACGAACACAGGACGAGTGGCCAGAGTTGGTGCTTACCTTAAGTGCAAGCGGTAAGGATGTGGGTGTTTGCCGATTGAACGCCAAGCTCTTTTTGAATCTACGAAATCAGGATGCGGATCAGGAGACCCTTTGTTGGCGTCTAAAGAGCTTTTCCTTCAAGTCCGCGAGCTGTACGCACACCTGCCCCAATTGTGGGTGCACCACGGCCATAGTATCAGGATGTTTAGCCATTGTTGTGGAACGGGAGCGAAAACAGTTTCTTTCTGTTGTCAATAAAGATTGGGCCAACATTGAGCCCATGTTGTGGCAGCTGAATCCTGAGCAGACACACTTCCTCTGTCACGTTTACATACACCAAGCCAAAGTACGTCCTGGCGGTGAAAAAAAGAACATCTGTGACCCCCATCTGAGAGTCCTGTTTGCCGACCAGGCCTGTGAAACGTATACGTCTCCCGGAACTCTATCGCCCATTTGGAATGCTGTGATCACCTTTAACTGGGTGTCACTACCAGGAGGTATTGGTCTCTATCTAAGAAACCCTCCACTTCTCTCCTTGGAATTCTACAACTCCGAACGCAGTCTACCAGAGGACCTTGTGGGCATGGGAAGCGTGGCCATGAGTGTTATTAGCGAGGATCGAGCAAGTGATTCCAATTGGGAGGATGCAGGAGTATTTGCTTGCTCAAAGAATCCGTTGCGAAAGCTACAGAGATTGAAGTACTTGACTCCACCTCCTCTCAAATGGGTGCCAATTGCTAGAAAAGGAACTCTACAAGCAGAGGTTTTGATGTCAGCCGAGATCATTCAAATCTCCATGGAACCCCCTGGTCAGGATGATAAAAAGGAACCACAACTTGCAACGGGCATTCCAATGGCCATCAGGCCAAATATGCAGAATTTTGT CTTAGAAGTTTTCTTTGTGGGTCTGCGCAATTACTCCAAGGGCAGCATGAGTTCTGCTGGTAAGCGGAAAATCAATGTGATGATGGGTGATCTGGTCCTGGCCAGTGGACCCTCCACAGCACGCATCCGGAACAGCATAAACTTTTTGGTGGCCTACGCATCTGGAGTGGTT AGTTTGCCAGATCAACAGGATTACTGGCCGGCGATTATAGCCACCGATGTCCTTCTCTCCGGATTCAGCAGCGAGTCCACTCTGGGAGCAGCTCTCATACCCAATTCATCAAATTTCCTGCAACGCGACAGGACCCTCAAGTGTGTGTTAAAAAAAGACCTGGCCGCTGTAGAAGCTTCCACCACGGTTAGTGTGGATGAAGATGAAGATGACGAGGATGAGGAAGAGGAACTGGAATGGGAAGAGGAGGAGACCAAACCATCCAGAATCAGCAGCTGGTGGATGCGGCTGCTCTTCGCGTTGGGTTTGCGTCCAGCTCCCTATGCCAATCGTCACGCTTTAAGGTTCCATGATGACTTGGATGACCTCGAATTTGTCGAGGAGCGAGAGTTCACCTGGTGGACTAAATTCTACAACTCGATGTATTGGAGTGCGGCCGAAATGTGTCACGAGCACAAGCACCGCCTGGTTATCTACTACGAAGAGCTGGAGAAGCAGGCTCAGTTTGGATACCTCCAGGATTGGGCCGTTCCCGTGCAGTTGGTTCATGGCGTGAAGTTTAAGAAGCATGGTCCACCCAAAGAAGATATCTATGCCACCTTAAAGCTGCAACTAAAGTTGACCCCTTGTCAGTGCCCCATACTTGAGGATCCCGGAGGTGGTGGCGACATGGTTCGCAACATGTCAAATCCCATACATCCTCGACATCAGTCCACAATACAGTCACTGG ACTCCGATTGCTATGTGAAGCTGTTCCTGGGCGGCAAGACGTTTTCCGATAGAGCCCATTTCTCACCCAACCACAGTAATCCAGTTTTCGGGCGTCTATTTGAAATGGAGGCTACGCTGCCAGGAGATCACATGCTGCAAGTGATGGTATATGATCATGACAAGATCAAGGACGAGGTGATCGGTCAGACGAACATCGATCTGGAGGATCGCTGGCGAACTAGGCATCGTGCCACAGTGGGTTTGGCCAACGAGTACACAAAGAGTGGCTATAACCACTGGCACGACGTTAAGTTGCCCTCGGAAATTCTCATAGATCTTTGCCAGAAAAGGGGCATTCAGGCCCCCTACTATTATGGTAATGTAATTGAGGTGGACGGAATGCTTTTTGGGGACGAAACTTTGATCTCAAAAG ATGAGGAGCTGCAGGAGAGGCTTAGTTTAGCCGTGCTTAAGAATATGGATAAGCTGCCATCCTTCGGTTACAAATTGGTTCCGGAACATGTGGAAACCCGCTCCCTCTGCCGCGATGATTTTCCAAATGTCGAACAG GGCAAACTCCAACTGTGGATAGAGCTGTTCGAGGCGAACATCTATGTGCCCAGTCCCATCGATATAACCCCTGTGCCGCCCGCGGATTTCGAGGTGCGTGTTGTGGTTAAGAATCTGGTCGGGATTCAGGCGGGCgacaaaaacatttttggcaAACTAATGAGCGACGTTTACGTGATAGg ATGGTGCGAGGATGAGGACAAGCGCCAATCGACCGATATCCATTACCGCTCATTTGCAGGAGATGCGGCATTTAATTGGCGCATGGTCTTCGGCCTCAAGTATTCCCCCAACGAGGACCTG ATGGTAATCCGGCGAAAGGCGGGGCTGCTGGAGGAAATCGAGTTCAAGAAGCCGCCTATTATCTATCTGCAGGTGTGGGATAAGGATGTGCTAACCAAGGATGAGTACCTGGCCGCCCTGGAGCTCAATCTCTCCAACATGTATGCGCCGTATCCAGCTGCCCAGTTATGTAAGCCCTATCCCAAGAAGAGGAAGCGCATCAATCTCTTCAAGCGCAAGGTCATCAACGGCTGGTTTCCGCTGCAAAGTAATGCACATCCATCGCAACGCAGCCAGGCCACAGTTCAAAAT GGCAAAATGCAGCTGAGCATCGAAGTCTGCACGGATGTGGAGGCCGTCAACCGGCCGGCTGGTCGTGGACAGGATCCACCGATGGCCTTGGAGCCGCCTTA CAGACCGGACAGTTCTTTCAATCCACTAACGCATCCTTGCAAATCCTTTCGGCACATCCTCTGGCCAGTCATTCGAAAGTATGTCCTGTGGACTTTGTTCATATTGATCGTTATCCTGGGACTGGTGCTCTTCTTTTCCAATCTGCCCGCCAAACTCATGACCATTCCACTGGAGTGA